A portion of the Haliaeetus albicilla chromosome 29, bHalAlb1.1, whole genome shotgun sequence genome contains these proteins:
- the LOC104321939 gene encoding zinc finger protein 585A produces MEEEEGDEGRVKDGGGGSRRRRDGGGAGAGRGGGRGGRLHCIRLPRGAASTGTTQRPASPRVSPPGPSPPARALPPPPPAGNGTDSEKKKLFSQPMEEHRVMLEGPREEPQSPKVDMDHDVQHQPDDKEGSQVPRRPRKCSFKGTYAEDLQEDASQPRSSSTQKVYKCGECKKIFTWGSSLTRHRRIHTGEKPFKCLDCGKSFTQSVVLLRHWRTHTREKPFLCTTCGKRFSWRSDLTTHQRIHTGERPYPCLHCEKTFRKRSHLRKHEQVLHNGTESSQLKPGQPPQVLGEKLESKKEQTLMRQGGGVKNTRAATSKPVTHAKPKTHICPECGKTFCWRNSLRRHQRNHTGERPYKCPDCGKTFNDFSNLVTHHRIHKGERPYECPECGECFTRNSSLSGHRRTHTGEKPFSCSDCEKSFTQKHKLILHQRIHTGEMPYSCQQCQKTFRTSSHLATHQQNHTQESSYACVVCGKSFSVGTECLLHQRTHLEEVPVGQGASPGGDMTRNRDGGGAGAGRGGIEEEEAVGWRRSRKRRRKRRKASLHPSPTRSRLHRDHPAPRIPPCVPPGTIAPRPGSAPAAPRRSSRCSKVGGSGCGKGWHGGEAPWAADRMADGKEKSLEEPEGSELLCDPFEVDIPQELNPMVQHDCESQPQAPEEPSKAAHGRPSPRKGGRLQARRGSRATKKPYSCSKSGATYEAPYSCPDCGKLFTRRSFLIPHQRIHTGEKPFTCHECGKGFRVGSALNKHQRIHTGEKPYKCSDCGKRFRLTSTLSTHRKIHTREKHYVCLVCGKTFRLSAYLQAHEATHSVDNPFRCLACGKNFSLRRYLAIHQRIHTGEKPFKCSVCRKVFNRRSTLIVHQRVHTGEKPYKCPECGKGFIMSSDLLAHRRIHTGEKPYNCLNCNKSFRLSSHLTRHQRSHTGERPYKCMDCGQSYTDSSGLIKHKKIHMEKKKRASQGAHAGEGRYKCPYCSKSFYAKSALVLHRATHIGERPYRCSKCEKTFSHSATLLKHQRIHTGERPFKCPNCEKCYNDGSTLRRHQRSHTEEKPYKCPSCEECFGAIAALLKHQRFHTEGRPYRCSDCGKNFHSNFLLVTHQRIHTGEKPYTCPICNKSFRQASHCTRHQEIHRRTRAGVALRDVSEPHVQKGKSRHRAGAEVGCDDELMSPDGASTAQQ; encoded by the exons atggaggaggaggagggggatgaAGGACGAGTTaaggatgggggaggaggatcgaggaggaggagggatggaggaggagcaggagcaggaagaggaggaggaagaggaggaaggcttcACTGCATCCGTCTCCCACGAGGAGCCGCCTCCACCGGGACCACCCAGCGCCCCGCATCcccccgtgtgtcccccccgggACCATCGCCCCCCGCCCGGGCtctgcccccgccgccccccgcag GTAACGGGACAGACAGTGAGAAGAAGAAGTTGTTTTCCCAGCCCATGGAAGAGCACAGGGTGATGCTGGAAGGACCCAGAGAGGAGCCGCAGAGCCCCAAGGTGGACATGGACCACGATGTTCAGCATCAGCCAGATGATAAGGAAGGTAGCCAAGTACCAAGAAGACCCCGAAAATGCTCTTTCAAAGGGACGTATGCTGAAGACCTTCAAGAAGACGCAAGCCAGCCAAGGAGTAGCTCCACACAGAAGGTGTACAAGTGTGGGGAGTGCAAGAAGATCTTCACCTGGGGGAGCAGCCTGACCCGTCACCGACGGATCCACACGGGAGAGAAGCCCTTCAAGTGCCTGGATTGTGGGAAGAGCTTCACGCAGAGCGTGGTCCTCCTGCGTCACTGGAGGACACACACCAGGGAGAAGCCCTTTCTCTGCACCACGTGCGGGAAACGCTTCTCCTGGCGCTCGGACCTCACTACCCACCAACGCATCCACACCGGAGAGAGACCATACCCCTGCTTGCACTGTGAGAAGACCTTCCGGAAGAGGTCTCACCTCAGGAAGCATGAGCAAGTCCTCCACAATG GCACCGAGAgctcccagctgaagccaggacaaCCACCCCAGGTGCTGGGGGAGAAATTGGAGAGCAAGAAGGAGCAGACACTGATGAGACAAGGGGGGGGCGTGAAGAACACCCGTGCAGCCACCAGCAAGCCGGTGACCCATGCTAAGCCGAAGACCCATATATGCCCAGAATGTGGGAAGACCTTCTGCTGGAGAAACAGCCTGAGACGCCACCAAAGAAATCACACGGGAGAACGACCCTACAAGTGCCCAGATTGCGGGAAGACTTTCAATGACTTCTCCAACCTTGTCACCCACCACAGGATCCATAAGGGAGAGAGACCGTACGAATGCCCCGAGTGTGGGGAGTGCTTCACCCGGAACTCGAGCCTTTCCGGGCATCGGAGGACCCACACTGGTGAAAAACCTTTTTCCTGCTCTGATTGTGAGAAGTCCTTTACACAGAAGCATAAACTTATCTTGCACCAGCGGATCCACACTGGGGAGATGCCGTACAGCTGCCAGCAATGCCAGAAAACCTTTCGGACCAGCTCCCACCTCGCCACACACCAGCAGAACCACACGCAGGAGAGCTCCTATGCATGTGTGGTCTGCGGGAAGTCATTCAGCGTGGGCACCGAGTGTCTTCTCCATCAGAGGACCCACTTGGAGGAGGTGCCGGTGGGCCAGGGAGCTTCTCCAGGGGGGGACATGACACGAAAT agggatggaggaggagcaggagcaggaagaggagggatagaggaggaggaggcggtgggatggaggaggagcaggaagaggaggaggaagaggaggaaggcttcACTGCATCCGTCTCCCACGAGGAGCCGCCTCCACCGGGACCACCCAGCGCCCCGCATCcccccgtgtgtcccccccgggACCATCGCCCCCCGCCCGGGCtctgcccccgccgccccccgcag gtCTTCCCGGTGCAGCAAGGTGGGGGGGTCTGGATGTGGAAAAGGGTGGCATGGAGGAGAAGCCCCTTGGGCAG CTGACAGGATGGCggatgggaaggaaaagagtCTGGAGGAACCAGAAGGATCTGAGCTGCTTTGCGACCCATTTGAGGTGGACATCCCCCAAGAACTAAACCCAATGGTGCAGCACGACTGTGAGAGTCAACCACAAGCCCCTGAAGAACCAAGTAAGGCCGCCCATGGACGCCCATCACCGAGGAAGGGTGGACGGCTGCAAGCTCGCCGTGGGAGCCGTGCAACGAAGAAACCCTATAGCTGCAGCAAGAGTGGGGCCACCTACGAGGCCCCCTATAGCTGTCCTGACTGTGGGAAGCTCTTCACTCGGAGGTCCTTCCTCATCCCCCACCAGCGCATCCACACCGGCGAAAAGCCCTTCACCTGCCATGAGTGCGGGAAGGGTTTCCGAGTTGGTTCAGCTCTCAACAAGCATCAACGGATCCATACGGGTGAGAAACCCTATAAGTGCTCGGACTGTGGGAAGCGTTTCCGTCTCACCTCCACCCTCAGCACCCATCGGAAGATCCACACCAGGGAAAAACACTATGTCTGCCTCGTTTGCGGAAAGACCTTTCGGTTGAGTGCGTATTTACAGGCCCATGAAGCCACCCATAGCGTGGACAACCCTTTTCGGTGTCTTGCATGCGGGAAGAACTTCAGCTTGAGACGGTACCTGGCCATTCATCAGCGGATCCATACGGGAGAGAAGCCGTTCAAGTGCTCGGTATGCAGGAAGGTCTTCAACCGGAGATCGACCCTTATCGTTCACCAGCGGGTCCACACTGGGGAGAAACCCTACAAGTGCCCTGAATGCGGGAAGGGCTTCATCATGAGTTCAGACCTCCTTGCCCATCGGAGAATCCACACCGGGGAGAAACCCTACAACTGTCTCAACTGCAATAAAAGCTTTCGGTTGAGCTCCCACCTCACGAGACACCAGCGAAGCCACACCGGGGAGAGACCGTACAAATGTATGGATTGCGGGCAAAGCTACACAGACAGCTCTGGACTCATCAAACACAAGAAGATCCacatggaaaagaagaagagggCATCTCAGGGAGCCCATGCCGGGGAAGGACGTTATAAATGCCCCTACTGTAGTAAGAGCTTCTATGCAAAGTCAGCTCTGGTCCTTCACAGGGCTACCCACATTGGAGAGCGACCCTATAGATGCTCCAAGTGTGAGAAGACCTTCAGCCACAGCGCAACCCTACTGAAACACCAACGAATCCATACGGGGGAGAGACCCTTCAAGTGTCCCAACTGTGAGAAGTGCTACAACGATGGCTCAACCCTTCGGAGACACCAGAGGAGCCACACTGAGGAGAAACCCTATAAGTGTCCCAGTTGTGAGGAATGTTTTGGTGCCATTGCAGCTCTCCTGAAGCATCAGCGGTTCCACAccgaggggagaccttacagaTGCTCTGACTGCGGGAAAAATTTCCACTCTAATTTTCTCCTCGTCACCCACCAACGAATCCACACGGGAGAAAAACCCTACACCTGCCCCATCTGCAACAAAAGCTTCCGCCAAGCCTCCCACTGTACGAGGCACCAGGAGATTCACAGGAGGACCAGGGCTGGAGTCGCTTTGCGTGATGTGTCCGAGCCCCAtgtgcagaaaggaaagagcCGGCACAGAGCGGGAGCAGAGGTGGGATGTGATGATGAATTAATGAGTCCAGATGGTGCTTCCACAGCTCAACAATAA
- the LOC104315337 gene encoding zinc finger protein 852-like isoform X2, translated as MEEHRVMLEGPREEPQSPKVDMDHNVQHQPDDKEGSQVPRRPRKCSFKGTYAEDLQEDASQPRSSSTQKVYKCGECKKIFTWGSSLTRHRRIHTGEKPFKCLDCGKSFTQSVVLLRHWRTHTREKPFLCTTCGKRFSWRSDLTTHQRIHTGERPYPCSHCEKTFRKRSHLIRHEQVLHNGTESSQLKPGQPPQVLGEKLEKLESKKEQTLMRQGGGVKNTRAATSKPVTHAKPKTHICPECGKTFCWRNSLRRHQRNHTGERPYKCPDCGKTFNDFSNLVTHHRIHKGERPYECPECGECFTQNSSLSRHRRTHTGEKPFSCSDCEKSFTQKQKLILHQRIHTGEMPYSCQQCQKTFRTSSHLATHQQNHTQESSYACVVCGKSFSVGTECLLHQRTHLEEVPVGQGASPGGDMP; from the exons ATGGAAGAGCACAGGGTGATGCTGGAAGGACCCAGAGAGGAGCCGCAGAGCCCCAAGGTGGACATGGACCACAATGTTCAGCATCAGCCAGATGATAAGGAAGGTAGCCAAGTACCAAGAAGACCCCGAAAATGCTCTTTCAAAGGGACGTATGCTGAAGACCTTCAAGAAGACGCAAGCCAGCCAAGGAGTAGCTCCACACAGAAGGTGTACAAGTGTGGGGAGTGCAAGAAGATCTTCACCTGGGGGAGCAGCCTGACCCGTCACCGACGGATCCACACGGGAGAGAAGCCCTTCAAGTGCCTGGATTGTGGGAAGAGCTTCACGCAGAGCGTGGTCCTCCTGCGTCACTGGAGGACACACACCAGGGAGAAGCCCTTTCTCTGCACCACGTGCGGGAAACGCTTCTCCTGGCGCTCGGACCTCACTACCCACCAACGCATCCACACCGGAGAGAGACCGTACCCCTGCTCGCACTGCGAGAAGACCTTCCGGAAGAGGTCTCACCTCATAAGGCATGAGCAAGTCCTCCACAATG GCACCGAGAgctcccagctgaagccaggacaaCCACCCCAGGTGCTGGGGGAGAAATTGGAGAAATTGGAGAGCAAGAAGGAGCAGACACTGATGAGACAAGGGGGGGGCGTGAAGAACACCCGTGCAGCCACCAGCAAGCCGGTGACCCATGCTAAGCCGAAGACCCATATATGCCCAGAATGTGGGAAGACCTTCTGCTGGAGAAACAGCCTGAGACGCCACCAAAGAAATCACACGGGAGAACGACCCTACAAGTGCCCAGATTGCGGGAAGACTTTCAATGACTTCTCCAACCTTGTCACCCACCACAGGATCCATAAGGGAGAGAGACCGTACGAATGCCCCGAGTGTGGGGAGTGCTTCACCCAGAACTCGAGCCTTTCCAGACATCGGAGGACCCACACTGGTGAAAAACCTTTTTCCTGCTCTGATTGTGAGAAATCCTTTACTCAGAAGCAAAAACTTATCTTGCACCAGCGGATCCACACTGGGGAGATGCCGTACAGCTGCCAGCAATGCCAGAAAACCTTTCGGACCAGCTCCCACCTCGCCACACACCAGCAGAACCACACGCAGGAGAGCTCCTATGCATGTGTGGTCTGCGGGAAGTCATTCAGCGTGGGCACCGAGTGTCTTCTCCATCAGAGGACCCACTTGGAGGAGGTGCCGGTGGGCCAGGGAGCTTCTCCAGGGGGGGACATGCCATGA
- the LOC104315337 gene encoding zinc finger protein 852-like isoform X1, protein MEEHRVMLEGPREEPQSPKVDMDHNVQHQPDDKEGSQVPRRPRKCSFKGTYAEDLQEDASQPRSSSTQKVYKCGECKKIFTWGSSLTRHRRIHTGEKPFKCLDCGKSFTQSVVLLRHWRTHTREKPFLCTTCGKRFSWRSDLTTHQRIHTGERPYPCSHCEKTFRKRSHLIRHEQVLHNAGTESSQLKPGQPPQVLGEKLEKLESKKEQTLMRQGGGVKNTRAATSKPVTHAKPKTHICPECGKTFCWRNSLRRHQRNHTGERPYKCPDCGKTFNDFSNLVTHHRIHKGERPYECPECGECFTQNSSLSRHRRTHTGEKPFSCSDCEKSFTQKQKLILHQRIHTGEMPYSCQQCQKTFRTSSHLATHQQNHTQESSYACVVCGKSFSVGTECLLHQRTHLEEVPVGQGASPGGDMP, encoded by the exons ATGGAAGAGCACAGGGTGATGCTGGAAGGACCCAGAGAGGAGCCGCAGAGCCCCAAGGTGGACATGGACCACAATGTTCAGCATCAGCCAGATGATAAGGAAGGTAGCCAAGTACCAAGAAGACCCCGAAAATGCTCTTTCAAAGGGACGTATGCTGAAGACCTTCAAGAAGACGCAAGCCAGCCAAGGAGTAGCTCCACACAGAAGGTGTACAAGTGTGGGGAGTGCAAGAAGATCTTCACCTGGGGGAGCAGCCTGACCCGTCACCGACGGATCCACACGGGAGAGAAGCCCTTCAAGTGCCTGGATTGTGGGAAGAGCTTCACGCAGAGCGTGGTCCTCCTGCGTCACTGGAGGACACACACCAGGGAGAAGCCCTTTCTCTGCACCACGTGCGGGAAACGCTTCTCCTGGCGCTCGGACCTCACTACCCACCAACGCATCCACACCGGAGAGAGACCGTACCCCTGCTCGCACTGCGAGAAGACCTTCCGGAAGAGGTCTCACCTCATAAGGCATGAGCAAGTCCTCCACAATG CAGGCACCGAGAgctcccagctgaagccaggacaaCCACCCCAGGTGCTGGGGGAGAAATTGGAGAAATTGGAGAGCAAGAAGGAGCAGACACTGATGAGACAAGGGGGGGGCGTGAAGAACACCCGTGCAGCCACCAGCAAGCCGGTGACCCATGCTAAGCCGAAGACCCATATATGCCCAGAATGTGGGAAGACCTTCTGCTGGAGAAACAGCCTGAGACGCCACCAAAGAAATCACACGGGAGAACGACCCTACAAGTGCCCAGATTGCGGGAAGACTTTCAATGACTTCTCCAACCTTGTCACCCACCACAGGATCCATAAGGGAGAGAGACCGTACGAATGCCCCGAGTGTGGGGAGTGCTTCACCCAGAACTCGAGCCTTTCCAGACATCGGAGGACCCACACTGGTGAAAAACCTTTTTCCTGCTCTGATTGTGAGAAATCCTTTACTCAGAAGCAAAAACTTATCTTGCACCAGCGGATCCACACTGGGGAGATGCCGTACAGCTGCCAGCAATGCCAGAAAACCTTTCGGACCAGCTCCCACCTCGCCACACACCAGCAGAACCACACGCAGGAGAGCTCCTATGCATGTGTGGTCTGCGGGAAGTCATTCAGCGTGGGCACCGAGTGTCTTCTCCATCAGAGGACCCACTTGGAGGAGGTGCCGGTGGGCCAGGGAGCTTCTCCAGGGGGGGACATGCCATGA